The sequence AGGGAAGAAGGAATTTATTTTGAAGGGCTTTTTTACAATCCCAATATTCATCCCTATGATGAATTTATAAGAAGAAAGGAAAATGTGAAAAAACTTTCGGAAATTAAAAACGTTCCTGTAAAATATATGGATGATTTTTCGCAGGAAATATGGGAAAAACTTGGTGAGGACAATGAAAAACGATGCAATATGTGTTATGCGTTAAGAATCGACAAAGTTGCAGGCTACGCAAAAGAGAACGGTTTTGACGCTTTTACCACGACTTTGCTGGTAAGTCCGTATCAAAAGCATGAGCTTATTGTTGAACTTTCAAAAAGAGCTGGGGAAAAGTACGGCATAGAGTTTTTTTACAAGGATTTCAGGCCCGGTTTCAGGCAGGGACAGCAGGAAGCCAAAGAGTTAGGACTCTACAGACAGAAGTATTGTGGATGTATAATATCTTATAGGGAGGCAGAAAAATT comes from Acetivibrio thermocellus ATCC 27405 and encodes:
- a CDS encoding epoxyqueuosine reductase QueH, translated to MKLLLHICCGPCAVYPVNVLREEGIYFEGLFYNPNIHPYDEFIRRKENVKKLSEIKNVPVKYMDDFSQEIWEKLGEDNEKRCNMCYALRIDKVAGYAKENGFDAFTTTLLVSPYQKHELIVELSKRAGEKYGIEFFYKDFRPGFRQGQQEAKELGLYRQKYCGCIISYREAEKLKSERKSK